In one Brassica oleracea var. oleracea cultivar TO1000 chromosome C9, BOL, whole genome shotgun sequence genomic region, the following are encoded:
- the LOC106313814 gene encoding short-chain dehydrogenase TIC 32, chloroplastic-like yields MGIYGMVTGKAGKSGFGSASTAEDVTQSIDANHLTVIVTGGTSGIGLEAARVLGMRGAHVIIAARNTKAANESKEMILKMNPNARIDYLQFDLSSIKSVRSFVHQFLALNLPLNILINNAGVMFCPFQLTEDGIESQFATNHIGHFLLTNLLLDKMKSSARESGIEGRIVNLSSVAHTYTYTEGIKFDSINDPDTYSEKKAYGQSKLANLLHSNALSRKLQEEGVNITVNSVHPGLVTTNLFRHSGLGMSVFKAMSFFLWKNIPQGAATTCYVALHPSLKGVTGKYFADCNVTTPSNFATDKSLADKLWDFSIKLIDSLPN; encoded by the exons ATGGGAATATATGGAATGGTGACTGGAAAAGCGGGAAAGAGTGGATTTGGATCAGCTTCAACAGCTGAAGATGTCACTCAGTCCATTGATGCCAATCATCTCACTGTCATCGTTACAG GTGGAACAAGTGGGATTGGATTGGAAGCAGCAAGAGTGTTAGGAATGAGAGGTGCTCATGTGATTATCGCTGCAAGAAACACAAAAGCAGCTAATGAATCTAAAGAGATGATTCTCAAGATGAACCCTAATGCACGTATTGATTATCTTCAATTCGATCTCTCTTCCATCAAATCCGTCAGATCCTTCGTCCATCAGTTTCTTGCCCTTAATCTCCCTCTCAACATACTCAT AAACAATGCAGGTGTTATGTTTTGTCCCTTCCAGCTCACTGAAGATGGGATTGAGTCGCAGTTCGCAACAAACCACATTG GTCATTTTCTGTTGACGAATCTGCTGCTGGACAAGATGAAGAGTAGTGCTAGAGAAAGTGGAATTGAAGGAAGGATTGTGAATCTGTCATCTGTTGCTCATACTTATACTTACACCGAAGGTATCAAGTTCGACAGCATCAACGACCCTGATAC ATATTCGGAGAAGAAGGCTTATGGACAATCAAAACTGGCAAACTTATTGCACTCTAATGCACTCTCTCGTAAACTACAG GAAGAAGGTGTGAACATCACAGTAAACTCGGTACACCCTGGACTTGTCACCACTAATCTCTTTCGCCACTCCGGTTTAGGAATGT CGGTCTTCAAGGCTATGAGTTTCTTCTTGTGGAAGAACATACCTCAGGGAGCAGCAACAACATGTTACGTAGCACTTCATCCTAGTCTGAAAGGCGTCACGGGAAAGTACTTCGCCGATTGTAACGTCACTACTCCGAGCAATTTCGCCACCGACAAATCTCTCGCCGATAAACTTTGGGACTTCAGTATCAAACTCATTGATTCTCTCCCTAACTAA
- the LOC106316085 gene encoding cell wall / vacuolar inhibitor of fructosidase 2-like: protein MASSPIFLLLLILSSTLLSVKSNTTTIESTCKTTNYYDLCVSALKSDPRSPTADTKGLAAIMASVGMTNATATASYIAKNLTATANNTVLKKVLKDCSDKYILAADSLRLTIQDLDDEAYDYAYMHVLAAQDYPNVCRNIFRRAKGLVYPAEISRCEVSLRSICVVVSGILDRLAE, encoded by the coding sequence ATGGCTAGTTCTCCTATTTTTCTCCTCCTCCTTATCCTATCATCAACCCTACTCTCAGTCAAATCTAACACAACCACCATCGAATCAACTTGCAAAACCACAAACTACTACGACCTCTGCGTCTCAGCTCTCAAGTCCGACCCAAGAAGCCCCACAGCCGACACAAAAGGTCTCGCCGCCATTATGGCTAGCGTTGGTATGACAAACGCCACAGCCACAGCCAGTTATATCGCTAAAAATCTGACCGCTACTGCAAACAACACCGTCCTCAAGAAGGTCTTAAAAGATTGCTCCGACAAGTATATTCTCGCAGCTGATTCTCTCCGGCTAACGATTCAAGATCTTGATGATGAAGCTTATGACTATGCTTACATGCATGTGTTGGCGGCTCAGGATTATCCCAATGTTTGCAGGAATATTTTCCGGCGAGCTAAGGGTTTGGTTTATCCGGCGGAGATTAGTCGGTGTGAAGTGAGTTTGAGAAGTATATGTGTTGTCGTCTCCGGGATTCTTGATCGGCTGGCTGAATGA